Within the Thalassoglobus sp. JC818 genome, the region TTTGAGCAATCGACTGATTTCGTTCGAGACGATGCAGCGGATGCGTCGCTTTGCGAAGTACTGGGATCTTGTCGCCAACAGCGGCAACTTTCGTCAGTCGCGCAACCTCATCTGGGAAAATCGAGACTCAGAATTCGATGCGTTCCTGAGTTTCAGTGACTGGCTTTACTCGCTCGAATCGCAGTCGCACGGAATTCCGTTGACTCGTCTGGCGGAGCGTTTGTTTCACTTTCTAATCGATGTTCAAGGGCTCGATGAAGAAATGGTCGCCCGATCCATCTGGGACGATTACACGAGCGGAGGACGAGAAGACCGTCCACGTTTCTTGAAGAAGTTCGATCTACCGAATCCTCGCAATCGAGCGGCTGGCGAGTCCAAGCTCCCTCAACGCCAGGCGAAACATACACCGCAGCCCGAGCGAACATCTTAGGGCCACTCAAAGCCTTTGGCCTCATCGCTGCATGAACAGAATTTCAGTCACTGGCAGACGGATTTGCACTCGCATCTTCTGCTCCGGTGGTCTCGTCGCTGCTTAACGGTACGGTCTCTAGTTCTTTCGTCGTAGGTCTTGTTCGACCATCCAGCAAACAGGCGACGTTGACGTCTCCAAGCACGTTGATCGTCGTGCGACATCGGTCGAGGAACCAGTCGACTGTCAAAAGCAACGGGATGTAGCTGATCGGAAGTCCCACGGCTGAGAAGACGAGGGCCATGGTGACGAGCCCCGCTTCGGGAATTCCTGAAGCTCCAACGGATGCGATGATCGAAGTGAGCACCACCGTCGCCTGTTGAGCGATCGAGAGGTCACTCCCTATCAGCTGCGCAATAAACAGCGCAGCCATTGCTTCGTAGAGGGCTGTTCCGTCATTGTTGAAGTTGGCCCCGACAAGTGCTCCAAGGCTGGCGGATTCCTCCGAGACTCCAACGTTCTCCTTAAGATTGGCATAAGTGACCGGCATCGTTGCGGTGGAACTGTCGGTTGAGAATGCCATGATCATGGCATCTCGAACACCACGAATCGCATCAAATGGTTTCACCCAAGAGAAGAACTGGATGCGGATGAGATACCAGACAGCCTGCAGCGCGAGCGCCACAAGCACTGCGACGACGAAGTTGCCCATCTTGAGTAGCTCGCCAAGTCCCTTTACGCCCACCGTTGTTGCCACAACCGCGAAGACTCCGATCGGGACGAGCTGGATAATCCAATGGAGAACCTTTAACAGCACTTCGTAAGCGATTTCAACGAGATCGACAATATTCGTAATCGGTCGATCGCGGTAGCTGCGGAGTGCGGTTCCGAACGCGACGGCGATGATGATAATCCCGATCACATTCTGCTTGTCACCCAGCGGTCCCAGAAGGCTTTTGGGAATATTGGAGACGAGAAGTTCGATGGGCGACTTGTGAGCGTCTTCTTCTTCCAGAGAGACCTCAGATGATTGCTCTTCCCCCGATTGCGCTCCGGGCTGCATGAAGTTGGCGACACTTAAACCGATGAAGATGGCGACAGTTGTGTTGAGAATCAGCAAGCTGGCTAAACGAAGAGCTTTGTTGCTGGAAATTTCAGTCGTCATCAGGACGTGTGTGACCGCAATCAGGATCAGCGGAGGAGCCAGCGCTGAGAGCAACTTCAAGATGACCTGACTGGGGATCTCAAAGATGATGGCACGCTCGCCCATGAGGAGGCCAACGACCAATCCGATTCCCATGGAAATCAGAATTCTGAGATAGAGCGGAATCGCATTCCAGCGACCGAGGAGACTCTTCGATGCAGGCGATTCATTGGTCATCTTGAACTCCGAATCACATGGGAAACGTTCTTGTTATGCTCATCGTCCGTGGCAGTACGCTCTACCTGGATTGACGACACGATGATCGATCGCGAAGCAGAGTAGGGCGATGCAATTCTATTCGGCAAGTAAGGACAGTCGCGTTTGTGACGGGGCGCGAACTGATTCAACACAGAATTGGTGCTGCAACGGAAACGCAATGAGGATGACTTTGGTTCAAAGCAATCTTGAATTCAATTTCGCTGAGATAATTTTCGCGGCAAGATCTTCAACCATGTTTTGTGGCTTTGCAGAAAACTCGGAATGCGAGTTCGCCGATCGAATGGAATCAGCATGTCAATTTCTCTAGGATCTGAATCTGCCAATAGGTCTCGTTCTCATGGACTCATCCCCAGGTACAACGTGCGATCAATCATTCCTCTCTCGCTTGTCTTCATTCTCTGCCTGCCTGTCGACGGATTGCGGGGACAAGACGGGTTTTCGCTCGGAAACGGAGTGACCGTCCCGGGACGCATCAGTTCGCCGTTCAACACTTGGGTCCCCATCGAATTCTCTGCACGAAACGCTTCCGATGAAGACCAGACGGTTCTGATCACATCGTCGCTGGATGGGGAAGCGAGTCAAAGCTATGGACGAAGACTCTGGCTGCCCGCAAACTCTGTGCGACGTGGTTCCTATCTCGTCCGAACACCGGCTCTTCCAAGTCCTAAGAGCGATCCGGTGAACGCCGAGCTGCGAACAATGTTTCTGCTTGAAGAAAACGGAGTGGAAACGGCAGTCACATTCTTCGGCGAAGGAAAAATCAACACACGTCCGATTCGCTGTGCGCGCGATGCAGCCACAACTCTCATTTTGACCGACCATGGGAAGATGGAAGCGGAGTCGCTGGTTCGATCAATCACAGATTACAATCAAATCTCGTATTACGCGATTCGAGGACAAGAGAACTCCCAGCGAGTCATGGATTACGACGGGCTGACTCACCTCGTTTTGGCTTCACGAGAAATGGAAACAAATCCGGAAGCAATTGATGCGCTCCGGAAGTGGGTTTTCTCCGGTGGTCGACTTTGGATCATGCTCGACCAGACGGGAGAGTTTCTCGCAAATTCGCTGCTCACCGATGGTGGAAGTCTCGTTACTGTGGACGAAACGGAGTTGGATTCCATCGGCATTGTTACGCATCCCGGCAGTTCAAATTCTGGAGACGCCGGCGAAGTCGTTTACGAAACTCCTGTCCCGATGGTGAACGTCCTGGCGGACCAGTTCGAAACGATTCTCGACTGTCAGGGCTGGCCAGCCGCACTGATGAAAACGTTCGGACGCGGAGAAATTCTTGTCACGACAGTTGGTGCTCCTGCATGGCACTTAACCAAACATCTTGAAGCACGTCGAAGCGAAGAGAAACCGGGACTCACCCGCGCGGGACTCACTCTCAGCGAGCGGTTTTATCGACCGAAGACATTCATCAAGGTCGCTGAACCGGACTGGTCAGAGCCGACAACGAGCCAAATCGGTTACGAAATTCCGAGCCGATCGATGGTCGTCTCAATTCTGATCGGATTCTGCGTTGCGTTGATTCTCGTCAGTTTGACGCAATGGAAGCGTGAGCAGTTGATGTCGATGACGATCTACGCCCCGCTTCTCGCATTCGCAGCAATGGGGGCGCTTGTCGCAATGGGGGCCAGTTCCCGAACGGCAATCCCAACGACGACTGCGACGATGTATATCGCCGAGGCAGATGAGTCTGGACATCGACTTCTGGAAGGTGCCCGCACCATTTATCGAGATGATGCAGGCGACATTCCAATTGAACTGCAGGCTGATGGATTTTACGAGTTCGAGCCGAGTCTTCCGGGAGCTGCAAAACGAATGATCTGGACTGACGCCGGATCAGTGCGTTGGGAAAATCTGGATATCCCCGCAGGAGTTCAAACTGCGAAATTTCAACTCATGCAAGATGACCAGCCGACGGCTGCTGTGCTGAGTTTTGGAGAGGACGGACTTTCAGGTCGGCTGACGAATATGCCCGACTCCGAAATTCGAGAGAGTTTCATAGCTTTCCCGGGGGGGCGTTTTGCGAGAGTTGAATTCGCTGACGACGGAGCCATTCGATGCCCACTCAGCGGAACGCTTGCCGACGATCAATTTGTCTCCGGGGATGTTCTCGGGGATCGTGAGCGACGGTACGTCACCGTTTCCAAAGACCTCTTTCTCACCCACCGGCGACTTCCCGATACACCACGTTTGTATTTCTGGACTGACTCTTCGCCGATTGAAGTCGATGACCTTTCTGCCAAACGCCGGGTCGGCGATGCACTCTACAGCGTGCCGGTCAGTCTTCATGCACCAGCGCCAGGCTCATCCTTCGCCGCTTCTCCTGCCATGATCGGCTATCGAGCTGTCAACCATCCACTCTATGGGACATCGACGGTGTATGTGAATCAGGATGGAGCTTGGAGAGCTTCGACGTCTCAGGAGAGTTACACCACACTCCAGTGCTTTCTCCCGACCGACGTCGGTCCGATCGGTGTTTCCGAAATCAGGGCAACTCTGGACCTGAGAGTCGCAAACCGGAATGTCAAACTACTCGTCATCCGACCTGACGGACAAGAAGTCGAAGCCGCGACATGGACGAGTCCCGTCGGACAAAAACAGGTTGTTCTACAAGACGAAATGTTCTTCTCAGAAGACTCTCAAGACTTCCTGACTTTGATCCTCCATGTCGGCCCCCCATTACAAGAGATTGAGGGTGACGGAGAGAATGCTCTGGGATGGAGCATCAACGACGTGACCTTCGAAGGAGAATTTGTCGCTCGATAAATACTTTTCTGAGATCACCTGATACATCCCGATCAGTCCTCAACTTTCCCCGCCGTTTCCCGCAATCAGACTTCGTGACAGTGAATCATATGAACGACAGCGAGCCTTTAGTTGAAATCAATCACGTCACCAAAAGGTACGGCGATTTCGTCGCTCTGGACGATCTGAGCTTACAGCTTCAACGGGGCCGGATTCTTGGTTTCATCGGGCCAAATGGCGCAGGAAAAACTACAACAATCAAAATACTTGTGGGCCATTCCAAACCGACATCCGGGTCAGCCAAAGTCGCTGGGTGCGATTGCACAAGTGAGGCGCACAAGATCAAACGGCTCGTCGGCTACATGCCGGATACGTTTGGATCTTACGAACACATGCGTGTCAGCGAGTACCTCGATTTCTTCGGTGCCGCCTTCGGGATTCCACGCAAAGAAAGGCGCCGCCGAATTGAAGAAGTGATGGAAACTGCCAGCGTCACCAGAATGAAAGATCTGTTTGTTGAAAGCCTCTCTCACGGGATGCGTCAACGTGTTGGAATTGCCAGAACGCTCATTCACGACCCGGACTT harbors:
- a CDS encoding dicarboxylate/amino acid:cation symporter is translated as MTNESPASKSLLGRWNAIPLYLRILISMGIGLVVGLLMGERAIIFEIPSQVILKLLSALAPPLILIAVTHVLMTTEISSNKALRLASLLILNTTVAIFIGLSVANFMQPGAQSGEEQSSEVSLEEEDAHKSPIELLVSNIPKSLLGPLGDKQNVIGIIIIAVAFGTALRSYRDRPITNIVDLVEIAYEVLLKVLHWIIQLVPIGVFAVVATTVGVKGLGELLKMGNFVVAVLVALALQAVWYLIRIQFFSWVKPFDAIRGVRDAMIMAFSTDSSTATMPVTYANLKENVGVSEESASLGALVGANFNNDGTALYEAMAALFIAQLIGSDLSIAQQATVVLTSIIASVGASGIPEAGLVTMALVFSAVGLPISYIPLLLTVDWFLDRCRTTINVLGDVNVACLLDGRTRPTTKELETVPLSSDETTGAEDASANPSASD